Proteins from a genomic interval of Chryseobacterium indologenes:
- the rodA gene encoding rod shape-determining protein RodA: MKWTEGIDKLGLGLYFLLCIFAIANIYSVDQKLGEKQFMFFCISLIVGLVIFLGRSKFFENMSGIIYIGGVLLLIGLFPFGKEILGQKNWYKFGSFTMQPVEFAKIGTALMLANYVSGPDFNLKNRKSLLTALAIIGIPAVVVLAIPDVGSMLVFIAFFIALYREGLSGFLFGLGFIFAAVFLISLAIPPVYVAGAVVLIAGVLIAMNYHRMSWDVISISGISGSILILCGLAFASPYILEKLPKHQRERIEVLYKGEKAFRDTSGYNLLYSKTAIGSGGLWGKGYREGSVTQGKFVPEQQTDYIFCAVGEEWGFAGSALLVLAYMVYIGRIYYLAEQQKSTFNRVFGYCFASILLMHFSINLGMVMGLFPTVGIPLPYFSYGGSSLLAFSMMTFIFFKLNYSDKNSLV; this comes from the coding sequence ATGAAATGGACAGAAGGAATAGATAAACTGGGCCTTGGGCTGTACTTCCTGCTTTGCATTTTCGCGATTGCAAATATTTACAGTGTTGACCAGAAATTGGGAGAAAAGCAATTCATGTTCTTTTGTATCTCTCTCATTGTAGGATTGGTGATCTTTTTAGGAAGAAGTAAATTCTTCGAAAATATGTCAGGGATCATCTATATTGGTGGTGTACTGCTGTTGATTGGACTTTTTCCTTTCGGAAAAGAAATTCTCGGCCAAAAAAACTGGTATAAATTCGGAAGCTTTACCATGCAGCCCGTGGAATTTGCAAAAATAGGAACCGCATTAATGCTCGCCAATTACGTTTCAGGACCTGATTTTAATCTGAAAAACAGAAAATCTCTGCTGACTGCTCTTGCCATCATCGGCATTCCGGCAGTAGTCGTTCTTGCTATTCCTGATGTAGGGTCGATGCTTGTATTTATTGCATTTTTTATCGCCCTGTACAGAGAAGGGTTAAGTGGTTTTTTATTCGGGTTAGGTTTTATTTTTGCCGCAGTATTTCTTATTTCACTTGCAATTCCTCCGGTATATGTTGCCGGTGCTGTGGTATTAATTGCCGGTGTTTTGATTGCCATGAATTACCACAGAATGTCCTGGGATGTCATTTCTATTTCCGGAATTTCCGGCTCTATTCTTATATTGTGTGGGCTCGCATTTGCTTCTCCTTACATTTTGGAGAAACTTCCCAAGCACCAGAGAGAGAGAATTGAAGTTCTTTATAAAGGTGAAAAAGCCTTTAGAGATACTTCAGGGTACAATTTATTATATTCTAAAACAGCTATCGGATCAGGTGGTCTTTGGGGAAAAGGATACCGTGAAGGTTCCGTTACTCAGGGTAAGTTTGTTCCTGAGCAGCAGACTGACTACATTTTCTGTGCGGTAGGTGAAGAATGGGGATTTGCAGGAAGTGCTCTTTTGGTCTTGGCCTATATGGTATATATCGGAAGAATCTATTACTTGGCTGAGCAGCAGAAATCTACTTTTAACCGTGTATTTGGCTATTGTTTTGCCTCGATTCTATTGATGCACTTTTCTATCAACCTTGGGATGGTCATGGGACTTTTCCCAACGGTAGGGATTCCTTTGCCGTATTTTAGTTATGGAGGAAGCTCACTGCTTGCCTTCTCGATGATGACTTTTATTTTCTTTAAGCTTAATTATTCGGATAAAAATAGCTTGGTGTAA
- a CDS encoding peptidoglycan glycosyltransferase produces MNTRYLKIFSVLVVIALIFIARLSYLQLFTDRYALNAANTSIKIEYVIPQRGVIFDRNGKIMVGNQPAYEISFTQALMKPDFDTLGFCSLMKISKSDFINKINVIKKEKYYSKLTPMTFLKDLSREDIARVQEIIFKYPAFNIVQRPQRQYEVSTSGNLLGYTSEVNEREIKKDSLYYLPGDFIGKTGIEKSYEKELRGVKGMKYIQKDIKLRNIGSYKNGSLDKDVITGKDITLTIDYDLQRTAEEMLVNKHGAIVAIDPNNGEVLVAATGPDIDPNLFTGPNKSKNLYALSKDTLYENKPTFDRSLQAGYPPGSTFKLLTALAAMQMGVMDEKTVFPCGGGFFYKGKRIKGHGGADPLIPSIQVSSNCFFTYAFIAIIKKYPGNPSKGVDEWKKIMSSFGVGEFLNNDFAVGAKGRIPSGDFYEKRFKAIMKASGSQRTDFKNWDEMSTGAIYNGMGQGDVLVTPIQLANYVAAIANKGWYYTPHIVKGIDGKPNPDPRFKVKHKTLVDPKHFEPVLKGMEAVVLRGTARGLKSNDFTQLAKTGTAQVPQGKDNSIFVLIAPADKPKIVVVAVMEHAGFGATWAGPACTVIAEKYITGDLKRENLYKKMITSSFMPEYKRQWIADLKRKGLYKDPKPDSIKQKRIKDSLDRVKQEKAKLQKKLEEGTKNTNTAKKPVKR; encoded by the coding sequence TTGAACACACGTTATTTAAAAATCTTTTCCGTACTTGTTGTTATCGCCCTTATTTTTATAGCGAGGCTTTCGTATTTACAATTGTTTACAGATCGTTATGCACTGAATGCAGCCAATACTTCCATTAAAATTGAGTATGTAATTCCTCAGCGTGGAGTTATTTTTGACAGGAATGGGAAGATCATGGTAGGAAATCAGCCAGCCTATGAAATTTCTTTTACCCAGGCTTTAATGAAACCGGACTTTGATACTCTTGGCTTTTGCAGCTTAATGAAAATCAGTAAATCGGATTTTATTAACAAGATCAACGTCATTAAAAAAGAAAAATATTATTCTAAGCTGACTCCCATGACTTTTTTAAAGGATCTCAGCAGAGAAGATATTGCCAGGGTACAGGAGATTATTTTCAAATATCCTGCTTTTAACATTGTCCAAAGACCTCAGCGCCAATATGAAGTTTCTACTTCCGGAAACCTTCTAGGATACACCAGCGAGGTCAACGAAAGAGAGATCAAAAAAGATTCTTTGTACTATCTGCCCGGAGACTTTATCGGGAAAACCGGAATAGAGAAATCTTACGAAAAAGAACTTCGTGGGGTAAAAGGAATGAAGTATATCCAAAAAGATATCAAGCTCCGAAATATCGGATCTTATAAAAACGGATCTCTGGATAAGGATGTCATTACCGGTAAAGATATTACATTAACTATTGATTATGATCTTCAGAGAACTGCTGAAGAAATGCTTGTCAACAAACATGGTGCAATCGTAGCGATTGACCCTAATAACGGGGAAGTGCTGGTTGCTGCTACAGGTCCGGATATTGACCCGAACCTTTTTACCGGTCCTAATAAATCCAAAAACCTATATGCGCTTTCAAAAGATACGCTTTACGAAAATAAACCGACTTTTGATCGTTCCTTACAGGCAGGATATCCTCCGGGATCAACCTTCAAATTGTTGACTGCTTTAGCCGCTATGCAAATGGGGGTGATGGATGAAAAGACAGTTTTCCCTTGTGGCGGAGGATTTTTTTACAAAGGAAAAAGAATTAAAGGGCATGGTGGTGCTGATCCGCTTATCCCTTCCATTCAGGTTTCCAGTAACTGCTTCTTTACATATGCATTTATTGCCATCATTAAAAAATATCCAGGCAATCCTTCAAAAGGGGTTGATGAATGGAAGAAAATCATGAGCAGCTTTGGAGTAGGGGAATTCTTAAATAACGATTTCGCAGTAGGTGCTAAGGGAAGAATTCCTTCAGGAGATTTTTACGAAAAAAGGTTTAAAGCCATCATGAAGGCAAGTGGTTCTCAAAGAACAGATTTTAAGAATTGGGATGAAATGTCAACCGGAGCTATTTATAACGGAATGGGGCAGGGAGATGTTTTGGTAACTCCTATTCAATTGGCCAATTATGTGGCTGCTATTGCTAATAAAGGATGGTATTATACGCCTCATATCGTAAAAGGAATCGATGGGAAACCCAATCCGGATCCAAGATTTAAGGTTAAACATAAAACTCTCGTTGATCCCAAACATTTTGAACCTGTTTTAAAGGGAATGGAGGCCGTGGTGTTGAGAGGAACAGCAAGAGGATTGAAATCCAATGATTTTACCCAATTAGCAAAAACCGGTACAGCACAGGTGCCGCAAGGAAAGGATAATTCTATTTTTGTGTTAATCGCTCCGGCTGATAAACCCAAAATTGTTGTGGTTGCAGTGATGGAACACGCAGGATTCGGAGCTACATGGGCCGGCCCGGCATGTACAGTGATTGCCGAAAAATATATTACCGGTGATCTGAAAAGAGAAAACCTGTATAAAAAAATGATCACTTCAAGCTTTATGCCTGAATACAAACGGCAATGGATTGCTGACTTGAAGCGTAAGGGACTCTACAAGGATCCAAAACCTGATTCAATTAAACAAAAAAGAATAAAAGATAGTCTTGATCGCGTAAAGCAAGAAAAAGCTAAACTCCAAAAGAAATTAGAAGAAGGAACTAAAAATACTAACACTGCTAAAAAACCTGTAAAGCGATGA